In Pyrus communis chromosome 1, drPyrComm1.1, whole genome shotgun sequence, the following are encoded in one genomic region:
- the LOC137741848 gene encoding agamous-like MADS-box protein TM6 isoform X2: MGRGKIEIKLIENQTNRQVTYSKRRNGIFKKAQELTVLCDAKVSLIMLSNTSKMHEYISPTTTTNRMYDDYQKTMGVDLWRTHYESMKDTLWKLKEINNKLRREIRQRLGHDLNGLSYDDLRSLEDKMQSSLDAIRERKYHVIKTQTETTKKKVKNLEERRGNMLHGYEAASENPQYCYVDNEEDYESALALANGANNLYTFQLHRNSDQLHHPNLHHHRGSSLGSSITHLHDLRLA; encoded by the exons ATGGGTCGTGGAAAGATTGAGATCAAGCTGATCGAAAACCAGACCAACAGGCAGGTGACCTACTCCAAGAGAAGAAATGGGATCTTCAAGAAGGCTCAGGAGCTCACCGTTCTCTGTGATGCCAAGGTCTCCCTCATCATGCTCTCCAACACTAGTAAAATGCACGAGTATATCAGCCCTACCACTAC GACCAATAGGATGTACGACGACTATCAGAAAACTATGGGGGTCGATCTATGGAGGACACACTACGAG TCGATGAAAGATACCTTGTGGAAGTTGAAAGAGATCAACAATAAGCTGAGGAGAGAGATCAG GCAGAGGTTGGGCCATGATCTAAATGGTCTGAGCTATGACGATCTCCGTTCTCTTGAGGATAAGATGCAATCTTCCTTAGATGCCATACGTGAAAGAAAG TACCATGTGATCAAAACTCAGACGGAGACCACCAAGAAGAAG GTTAAGAACTTGGAGGAAAGAAGAGGAAACATGCTGCATGGCTAt gaagcTGCCAGTGAGAATCCACAATATTGTTATGTGGACAATGAGGAAGACTATGAATCTGCACTTGCGTTGGCAAATGGGGCAAATAACTTGTACACTTTCCAGCTCCACCGCAACTCCGACCAGCTCCACCACCCTAACCTCCACCACCACAGAGGAAGTTCGCTCGGCTCCTCCATCACTCATCTACATGATCTCCGCCTTGCTTGA
- the LOC137741848 gene encoding agamous-like MADS-box protein TM6 isoform X1, producing the protein MGRGKIEIKLIENQTNRQVTYSKRRNGIFKKAQELTVLCDAKVSLIMLSNTSKMHEYISPTTTTNRMYDDYQKTMGVDLWRTHYESMKDTLWKLKEINNKLRREIRQRLGHDLNGLSYDDLRSLEDKMQSSLDAIRERKYHVIKTQTETTKKKVKNLEERRGNMLHGYFDQEAASENPQYCYVDNEEDYESALALANGANNLYTFQLHRNSDQLHHPNLHHHRGSSLGSSITHLHDLRLA; encoded by the exons ATGGGTCGTGGAAAGATTGAGATCAAGCTGATCGAAAACCAGACCAACAGGCAGGTGACCTACTCCAAGAGAAGAAATGGGATCTTCAAGAAGGCTCAGGAGCTCACCGTTCTCTGTGATGCCAAGGTCTCCCTCATCATGCTCTCCAACACTAGTAAAATGCACGAGTATATCAGCCCTACCACTAC GACCAATAGGATGTACGACGACTATCAGAAAACTATGGGGGTCGATCTATGGAGGACACACTACGAG TCGATGAAAGATACCTTGTGGAAGTTGAAAGAGATCAACAATAAGCTGAGGAGAGAGATCAG GCAGAGGTTGGGCCATGATCTAAATGGTCTGAGCTATGACGATCTCCGTTCTCTTGAGGATAAGATGCAATCTTCCTTAGATGCCATACGTGAAAGAAAG TACCATGTGATCAAAACTCAGACGGAGACCACCAAGAAGAAG GTTAAGAACTTGGAGGAAAGAAGAGGAAACATGCTGCATGGCTAt tttgaccaggaagcTGCCAGTGAGAATCCACAATATTGTTATGTGGACAATGAGGAAGACTATGAATCTGCACTTGCGTTGGCAAATGGGGCAAATAACTTGTACACTTTCCAGCTCCACCGCAACTCCGACCAGCTCCACCACCCTAACCTCCACCACCACAGAGGAAGTTCGCTCGGCTCCTCCATCACTCATCTACATGATCTCCGCCTTGCTTGA